From Pleurocapsa sp. PCC 7319:
GGTACTCCGTAGATAACTAAAGTTCCTAAAGATGCCGATAAACCGTCGTAAATACCTAGACCATTAGTAATTGATGAAGCAAAAGGACAAAGGCACCAAACTATCATTGGCAGATCTAACCAGCCAAATTTATACAGTCGAAGGCGTTGTCGATCGCATAGGCAAGTAGCTAACAAAACACTGTAGCAAGCAGCAGATAAAGTCGTATAGTCGGGAATTAAGGGTAGAGGAAATTCTACCAACTGTGGCAAAAATAGCGCTCCCCCAATAAAGCTGATAACCACCGCTTTTTGTGAGGAAAAACGATGAAATAGATAGATTACAAATGGTGTCCAGGCGATCGTAACAAGTTGTGCTTGAGGTGTCATAGCTAGAGATCAAATTGGTGAGGTTTTCTGATGAATGTTGCTAGTTTTTAGCGTTGATTAAAGTTGTTATAAAATTCCGTCAATCGGTAATCCAAAGCCCAACCAATAACGTCCTGTTAAAAATAAAGTTAGTAACCCAATCAGTAATAGGGTTGCCTGAAGATCCTGTAAAATTACTGTCAGCTTTTCTCGCCAAAGACCATAAGAAACCACTGCATAAAAAGGAAGATCGTTTAAAGCGATGACAATCAACGTTCCCAAAACCCCAATTTGAGAGAAAGCTAAAGGTAATCCGATTAACATATATGTGAATTTAACAATATGTCCAAAAGCCAAATAACTGGGATTGCCAATCACTAGTAATGCTCGATCAATGGTTACGGATAACATTACAGGCCAAAGTCCTAACGCCAATATGGGTAACATCCAAGCAGCTTGAATAAACCGCTCATCGTAGAGTTGAATAATTAGCAAATCTCCAAAGGTAACTAAGAGAGTCAAGAAGAGGGCTTGCCCAATGAGAATAAACTTTCGTTTTTTGATAATTTTGGCTCTCAGACTTTTACGTGGTAAATCTGCGTATTGAGCAATGACTGGAAAGATGACATTATTACTAACATTTTGAATCACTTGCTCTGGTAAACTGGCAAAGGTAAACGCTACGGAATAAACCCCCAGCATACTAAAGGAGAAAAGCTTCCCTAAAATCAGTCGATCTGCTTGTGAAGCTAAAAATGTCATGGCAGTGGACAAAAATATCCATCTACCAAAGGTAGCTATTTCGCTGATAATCTCTTTATTCCAGGCAAAACGATTGGGTTTTCCTGAATTTAAGCGATGACTCCAGAATAATTGGCTCAAGGCTGACACAAAAGTGCCGCCTATTAAAGCCCAGATCGTCGGACTAAGCCAAGCCCAAACCAGCATAACTGTTAAAGAGATAATCTGCGTTCCCATCTCAAACAGGGTTAACTTGCCAATTTCCATATGGCGGCTAAAGCTAGCCAGACTGGTAGAAGTAAAGCCCCAAATAACAGAAGTAAAACCAACTAATGGAATCAGCCATAAAAGTCTTGGGTCTTCATAAAATTGAGCAACTGGAAAAGCAATTAAAATACAACACAGCCAAATGCCGAAACCACGTATTACTTGTATTGTCCAAGCAGTATTCAGAAAAACAGGATCGTCTCCACGCTGATGGCGAACAATACTGGGTTCAATGCCGATATCTGAAAACAATTCTAGGCCAGTGATAAATACATGAACTAAAGCCATCAGCCCAAAAAGCTCAGGTACTAACAGACGAGTTAAAATCAGATTACCGCCCAATCGTATACTTTGACTTGCTCCATGACCAACAATGGTCCAAATCGTTCCGTGAATAGCTTTCTTTTTGAGAGTACCTGATGACATAAATATTTGGTCGAAAAAAATTGAATGTTTATGATAGGTGAGCGAAATTTACGGTAGCCAAAATTTTAATTGTCGTTACTCGTTACTTTTTACTCGTTACTCAAAGCGTCTCTATTATTTAACTCCCACACCTTTTTTCGTTCACCCGTTTATGATCTGCTCAGTTTGCGATTATTAACTGTCAGTTACAAATTACTGAATAGTGCTGGGGTGAACTTCTTTGAGTAACCTATTGTCTAGATTTACTATTTGTGAACTAGTCTTACTTTTCGATTCTCTAAACAGAGCAATTAATTTTTTAGCTTCCACAGAAATATTGTGCTGCTGGATAATTTTCTCTCGTCCCTGCTGACTCATATGCTCTAGCTCATTGACTGGCAGGCGTAAAACAGTTCTCATCGTCGAGGCTAAATCTTCTACAGAACCTGCTGATACTAACCATCCACAACTTTCGTGTTCGATTAATTCGGGAATGCCGGCTATATAAGTACCAATAACTGGACGACCTAAAGCCAAGGCTTCCATCATGACTACTGGTAATCCCTCGGCAAAACTAGCTAAGACCATTGCTCGTGAATTGAGAATATATTGGCTAACTTGAGAATTAGTAACCCAGCCAGTGATTTCAACCTGATTTTCTAATTCAAGCTCCGCTATGGCATGTTCAACTTGAGGTCGAAAGTCTCCATCTCCTACGAAAGTTAGCTTAAACTCCAGTCCTTCCCGAGCTAGTTGACTAGCTGCTTCTAATAAAATCAACTGACCTTTCTGCTCATTTAATCTCCCCACACAAACTAACTGGGAATTATCTGGTATGGGAGTGAGCTGGTGTTTTAAAAACAGTTCATCTAAACCACAATGAACCACATGAATTTTTGACCAGTAGGCGCGATCGCACCAACGGTAAAGCTGACTTTTACAATATGAACTAATTGCGGCGACGAAAGTTGCCCGTTTAATTTTTTCTGCAAGAGATAAAATAATTGCCCGATCAATCTCTTCCGGTCCATGAACGGTAAAACTATAGGTAGGACCCCCTAATTCATGACATAGCATCGCTACTGTCGTGGGATTAAAAGCAAAGTGAGCATGAATATGAGATATGGCTGAAGCTTTGACCCAACCCAATAAAACACAGGCTTCTGCTAGATAAGCCAGGTGAATTAATAAACCTCGATCTTGCCCCCAACCAATCTTCATCGTTAACCACAAAGTAGCCAGAAAACGTATGGGTCTAGTAATGGCAACTAGAATTAAATTAACTAATAAGTTAATTACACCAGCTTCTAAAATAAATCTAGTTTTCTCCAGTTCACGTTTATCCGCTTCATCAACTAATTCGGCAGCACAAGAACGAATTGCATATCGAACTACTTGAATTCCTTCTGCTTCTAATGCGGCAATCTCTCGCCTGATAAAACTATGACTTACCTTAGGGTATTGACTAATTAAATAAGCAATTTTCATAATATTTTTCTTGATTATTATTCAAATTCATCGTGTCGTTCGCATGGTTTTCAAACACTACAAAATTAATTGATCATGTGAATTATAGGCTGTACTCTTATTTCAAAAGCAAGCCAATTAAAAAAGTTCTTGATCGATTTAAATACACTTTTTTTTATTGTAAAAAATAAATATCTTTCATAAAAGTAAGCTTTGTATTTCAAATTTTATTCTTCAAGAAAGAGAATAAATACTATAGAAGAACAAAAAGACAAACCACTTTATAAAAGTACTTTTTTTGGTCTCAAATTAAATATTTTTTATAAAAAATAGAGACATATTATTTATTATCTAACTTAGTTATAACACTTAAAAATACAACAACCAGAATGTAAATATAAATATTTCATCAATCTAAGAATAAATAATTTAAAGATATTATTAAGGGCAAATATCAGATATTGACGTGGTTATACTTAAGCTTTAGAGTACGATTATAAGCAAAAGTACTATGTTTATTTGTTATTACTTATTCGATTTATATTCAACGAGAATAACTTATTGGATATAAATTAAGTTTTCTTCAATTAGCAAGATAGTGAACCAAGGACCAAAATGTTTATAGATGTATTGGTAACAATTTTTAGAGATGTTATCTTTTTGATGTCAATTTTTACTCTAAGTCAAATTATTATTCTTTTTACTGAATGTTTTTTGGCGTTATTACCTAATAATAATGAGTTGAAAGAGCAAAATAAGTTAATTAGACCGAGGATGGCGATCTTGGTGCCTGCTCATAATGAAGAAACAGTGATTGTCAGAACTTTGAAAGCATTGCTGCCACAATTGACTCATCAAGATCGGTTAATAGTAATTGCGGATAATTGTAATGATAAAACAGCAGAGTTATCTCGAAAGTTAGGGGTAACTGTAATCGAAAGAAACGATTCTCTAAATCTTGGTAAAGGTTATGCCTTGGATTATGGTCTTCGTTATATTCAGTTAAATCCTCCGCAAATAGTGGCAATCGTTGATGCTGACTGTATTGTTCAACCAGATGCGATCGATCAAATTGCTTTGGAAGTAATGAGAACCAAGCAACCAGTTCAAGCTGTTTATTTAATGGAGCAACCAGCTACATCAAATCCTCATAATTTGCTCTCTGCACTGGCATTTAAAATTAAAAATTTAGTTCGTCCTCAAGGCTTATACCAGCTTAACTTGCCCTGTTTATTAACAGGTACAGGCATGGCTTTTCCCTGGTCAGTAATTTCTCAAGTGTCTTTAGATAGTAGCAACCTTGTCGAAGATATGCAATTGAGTATAGACTTGGCTCTTGCAGGAAAACCCCCAAGATTTTGTCCCCAGGCTCAAGTCAGGGGAATTTTGCCTCAAAAAGAGCAATCCGCTCATAGTCAGAAAAAAAGATGGACCCATGGGCATTTAAAAACTATTTTTTCTCAATGCCCCAGATTGCTTAAACAGTCGGTTGTTCAAAGACGTTGGGATTTACTGGCGATCGCTTTAGATTTATTTGTCTTACCTTTATCTTTACTAGTAATGATCTGGCTTATAGCCATGACTGGAGGACTAGTGATAGGAATCCTGCAGGGAGAATGGAGAATTCCTATTTTATCGACAATATCAGGAGTTCTCTTATTTATTTCTCTTATCGGAGCTTGGATCAAGTTTGCTCGTAATGATGCACCACTTAAAACCTTGCTCACCATACCTTGGTATCTGTTTAGAAAACAACTGCCAGTATATCTAGCCTTTATTTTTAACCGTCAGCAGCAATGGGTAAAAACTGAAAGAGATGAAATTGCCGAGCCAATATTCTCTCTATCATCCCAAGTATCAGCAGCCCCAGAACAGATCTCCGCTGAAATTGCCAGTGGTGCAATTATTTTTCACACCCAATCTGGTTCATATTTTAGTTTGAACGAAATAGGAACATTTATCTGGAGGCTGATTCAAGAGCCGCAATCGATCACAGATATTCGTGACACTATTATCCAAGAATACTCGGTCACTCCTGAAGTATGTTTGCGCGATCTATTAACAATTTTAGAGCAGCTAGCTAAAAAGGAATTAATTGAAATTAGTAACGAGTCTATTGCTTGATTTATCTAATAAATACAAAATCATTTAACGAGAATTGCCTACTTAAAATAACATTTAGTTTATTTGTAAATATTTCTGTTTTTTATGATATTAAAAATTTAATTTTAAAATAGCTTAAGGAGACGAATTATATGCAATCGGTTAAGAAAAAATATTTTCCACCTCAACTTGAAGAATTAAAAGATTTTACTGAAAATCATCAGCTCAATAAGATTATTACATCTCAAAATTACGATAGAGAAAAGGTGGAAAAACTATTGCGCTCGAAAAATAATCTAGCTAATTATCTCTCTTTTTTACATAGCTAATATATGTTTAAAATAAATAACATTTTGTGATTTTTTTATAAAAAATCTGTTATACATTGCTTATCAAAAAAGCCTTATAAAAAATATAGTATTAATTCATTTTGATAATTAAATCTCGATCTTTGTCTTTTGTACTAATCAAAGAACACTTAATTTATCAACTGGTAACTATTTTTAAATATCTTGAAAATTATATAGAGAAAATCTAAAAATCGAAAATGCAAAAGTCACTAATCGATTCCGAACAAAATTTACTCCTTCCTGCTCAACAAGAGTTGAATATTATTTCTATCTTGAGAACTATTAAGCGAAATGTAGTGCCAATTGCTGGTATTACAGCATTAGCTACAGCCATAGCTTGGTACAGTAATCGCCTACCTACCTATACTGGTAATTTTCAACTGTTGGTCGAACCTGTAAGTTCAGAAGGTATACTTACTGCACCTAGTACCCTAACTGGTTCTAGTCAACAAGTAGATTTAAGACAATTAGAAATGGACTATTCGACGATTATTGCTCTTCTCAAGAGTCCAGGAATGTTGTCTTCTATTGTTCAGGAAATTCAAACTCAGTATCCAAAACTTAGTTTGGAAAAACTCAAAGATAAATTAGCAATTGAACGTCTCGGTTCCAGTCCGATTGAGCAAACGAAAATTATTCAAGTTAATTATCAAAATTCAGATCCAGAACTAGTACAGTTAATTTTAGAAGAAACTGCTAAAAAATATTTAAGTTACTCCCTTGAGGAGCGGAAAACTCGTATTGGTCAGGGAGTTGAATTTATTGAACAACAATTGCCTGATTTATACAATCGAGTAAATAGATTACAGGCAAATCTACAAAATTTACAGGAACAAAATCAGTTAATCGATCCTCAATCTAAGGGAAATAATTTATTAGAACAAATTCGTAAACTCAAAACACAGAAATTTGAAACTCAAAACCAACTGAATAAACTCAAAACCCTGAAAGAAAGCTTACAACGGCAATTAAAAGTCAACCCAGATGAAGCAATTGCCATCACGACTTTGAGTGAAGATCCTAACTATAAATCGCTACTGGAAAAATATAAAAATGTAGAAAGTGAAATTGCCATTAATTCGGTACTTTATCAAGTTAATAGCCCTAATATCCAAAGACTAGAGGTAAAACGTCAGAATTTACTAGACTTGTTAGCTCAAGAAAGAAGGCGAATTTTGCTAGGGAGTTCTCCAACTGGAGGTAGTATTCCTCTTTTGTTGAACTCGCAAAATTCAATTCTCTCGAAAATGACTCAGGAACTAGTTGAGACAATCAATCAAATTAAGCAGTTGGAGGTGCAGAATAATTCTTTATCTAGGACTATCAATGAGTTTGAGTGGGAAGCAAGGAAGATTCCCCAAATAGCTCGCCAATATACCCAGCTTCAGCAAGAGTTAGAAATCGCTAATCGAACTCTTCAACAACTTCTGACTCAGAAAGATACTTTGAGTGTGGAATTAGCCCAAAGCCAGGTTCCTTGGGAGATAGTGTCTAAACCTCAACTGAAGATGGATGAGAAAGGGAATCCTCAGCCAATTCCCATGAATTCAGAGAAAAAGTTATTAGCCGCCCTAATAGGCGGTTTACTGGCGGGAATAGTTGCAACTGCATTTTTAGAAAAATCTCACAATGTTTTCTATACTGCCGAAGATATTGAAGAAACCACGAAGCTACCATTATTGGGCAATATTACCTGGAATGATTCACCCGAACGGTTGCCTAACGCTACCAACTCTGGACTCCTAGTTAAGTATGAAGATAGTAACCATAATCCTGAATCTATTTTTGAGTCTTTCAGAACCCTTTATACTAATCTTCGGTTTCGCTTTACTGAACCACCGATACGTTCATTAGTCCTTTCTTCTGCTATAGAGGATGATGAGCAACCGACAATTGCTTGGAATCTGGCTGATACCGCAGCAGCTACAGGTCAAAAAGTACTATTGGTAGATGCCACTTTTTCTCATCCCCAACTTCAAGTTAAGTCTTACTCAGCTAATAAAGTAGGATTGAGCGAGCTATTAACTAATCAAACTGATTTGAACCAAGTTATTCAGCCCTCTTCTCATAGAGACAATCTTTTTATTTTGGCTTCTGGGCAAATACCCGCAG
This genomic window contains:
- a CDS encoding PqqD family peptide modification chaperone, whose amino-acid sequence is MFIDVLVTIFRDVIFLMSIFTLSQIIILFTECFLALLPNNNELKEQNKLIRPRMAILVPAHNEETVIVRTLKALLPQLTHQDRLIVIADNCNDKTAELSRKLGVTVIERNDSLNLGKGYALDYGLRYIQLNPPQIVAIVDADCIVQPDAIDQIALEVMRTKQPVQAVYLMEQPATSNPHNLLSALAFKIKNLVRPQGLYQLNLPCLLTGTGMAFPWSVISQVSLDSSNLVEDMQLSIDLALAGKPPRFCPQAQVRGILPQKEQSAHSQKKRWTHGHLKTIFSQCPRLLKQSVVQRRWDLLAIALDLFVLPLSLLVMIWLIAMTGGLVIGILQGEWRIPILSTISGVLLFISLIGAWIKFARNDAPLKTLLTIPWYLFRKQLPVYLAFIFNRQQQWVKTERDEIAEPIFSLSSQVSAAPEQISAEIASGAIIFHTQSGSYFSLNEIGTFIWRLIQEPQSITDIRDTIIQEYSVTPEVCLRDLLTILEQLAKKELIEISNESIA
- a CDS encoding glycosyltransferase, with translation MKIAYLISQYPKVSHSFIRREIAALEAEGIQVVRYAIRSCAAELVDEADKRELEKTRFILEAGVINLLVNLILVAITRPIRFLATLWLTMKIGWGQDRGLLIHLAYLAEACVLLGWVKASAISHIHAHFAFNPTTVAMLCHELGGPTYSFTVHGPEEIDRAIILSLAEKIKRATFVAAISSYCKSQLYRWCDRAYWSKIHVVHCGLDELFLKHQLTPIPDNSQLVCVGRLNEQKGQLILLEAASQLAREGLEFKLTFVGDGDFRPQVEHAIAELELENQVEITGWVTNSQVSQYILNSRAMVLASFAEGLPVVMMEALALGRPVIGTYIAGIPELIEHESCGWLVSAGSVEDLASTMRTVLRLPVNELEHMSQQGREKIIQQHNISVEAKKLIALFRESKSKTSSQIVNLDNRLLKEVHPSTIQ
- a CDS encoding tyrosine-protein kinase domain-containing protein → MQKSLIDSEQNLLLPAQQELNIISILRTIKRNVVPIAGITALATAIAWYSNRLPTYTGNFQLLVEPVSSEGILTAPSTLTGSSQQVDLRQLEMDYSTIIALLKSPGMLSSIVQEIQTQYPKLSLEKLKDKLAIERLGSSPIEQTKIIQVNYQNSDPELVQLILEETAKKYLSYSLEERKTRIGQGVEFIEQQLPDLYNRVNRLQANLQNLQEQNQLIDPQSKGNNLLEQIRKLKTQKFETQNQLNKLKTLKESLQRQLKVNPDEAIAITTLSEDPNYKSLLEKYKNVESEIAINSVLYQVNSPNIQRLEVKRQNLLDLLAQERRRILLGSSPTGGSIPLLLNSQNSILSKMTQELVETINQIKQLEVQNNSLSRTINEFEWEARKIPQIARQYTQLQQELEIANRTLQQLLTQKDTLSVELAQSQVPWEIVSKPQLKMDEKGNPQPIPMNSEKKLLAALIGGLLAGIVATAFLEKSHNVFYTAEDIEETTKLPLLGNITWNDSPERLPNATNSGLLVKYEDSNHNPESIFESFRTLYTNLRFRFTEPPIRSLVLSSAIEDDEQPTIAWNLADTAAATGQKVLLVDATFSHPQLQVKSYSANKVGLSELLTNQTDLNQVIQPSSHRDNLFILASGQIPADSSKLLSSNQMQQLIEEFRQSFDLIIYNTSPILESMDSVFLATHTDGILMTAAINKTKKSLFTQALNQVNNFNLKLLGIISTQIL
- a CDS encoding oligosaccharide flippase family protein, with protein sequence MSSGTLKKKAIHGTIWTIVGHGASQSIRLGGNLILTRLLVPELFGLMALVHVFITGLELFSDIGIEPSIVRHQRGDDPVFLNTAWTIQVIRGFGIWLCCILIAFPVAQFYEDPRLLWLIPLVGFTSVIWGFTSTSLASFSRHMEIGKLTLFEMGTQIISLTVMLVWAWLSPTIWALIGGTFVSALSQLFWSHRLNSGKPNRFAWNKEIISEIATFGRWIFLSTAMTFLASQADRLILGKLFSFSMLGVYSVAFTFASLPEQVIQNVSNNVIFPVIAQYADLPRKSLRAKIIKKRKFILIGQALFLTLLVTFGDLLIIQLYDERFIQAAWMLPILALGLWPVMLSVTIDRALLVIGNPSYLAFGHIVKFTYMLIGLPLAFSQIGVLGTLIVIALNDLPFYAVVSYGLWREKLTVILQDLQATLLLIGLLTLFLTGRYWLGFGLPIDGIL